One window of the Conexibacter sp. SYSU D00693 genome contains the following:
- a CDS encoding MBL fold metallo-hydrolase has protein sequence MTLPAITTSPPPGFASTADLTDKPATLDEIVPGVLAYTAEGDPNVGAIVTPDGIVAVDARATPAAAQPWLDELRQVTDVPVRHLVLTHFHAVRVLGASAFGAREVVASEATRELIRERGAQDWESEFRRMPRLAKDPGSVPGLTWPTVTFCDRLTLRLGGRTVQLRRLGRGHTGGDIVVWLPDERVLFAGDLVEAGAALYMGDAHVEEWRTRTLDAVAAMGARALVPGRGPVVRGDDVGLAIEESRRFLTRLRDAVARARDAGADLRQAFGAAHEAMAPHYGDWPIFEHCLPFNVKRVMDELDGRPPAVWTAETDAAVWHELSAPAPDTTP, from the coding sequence GTGACGCTGCCGGCCATCACCACCTCACCTCCACCCGGGTTCGCGTCCACCGCGGACCTCACCGACAAGCCGGCGACGCTCGACGAGATCGTGCCCGGCGTCCTCGCGTACACGGCCGAGGGCGACCCGAACGTCGGCGCGATCGTCACGCCCGACGGCATCGTGGCCGTCGACGCGCGCGCCACCCCGGCTGCGGCCCAGCCGTGGCTCGACGAGCTGCGCCAGGTCACCGACGTGCCGGTGCGCCACCTCGTGCTGACCCACTTCCACGCCGTGCGCGTGCTGGGTGCGTCGGCCTTCGGCGCTCGGGAGGTGGTGGCGAGCGAGGCGACGCGCGAGCTCATCCGCGAGCGCGGCGCACAGGACTGGGAGTCGGAGTTCCGCCGGATGCCGCGGCTCGCCAAGGACCCGGGCTCCGTCCCCGGCCTCACGTGGCCGACGGTCACGTTCTGCGACCGCCTGACCCTGCGGCTGGGCGGCCGCACGGTGCAGCTGCGGCGGCTCGGCCGCGGGCACACCGGCGGCGACATCGTCGTGTGGCTCCCCGACGAGCGCGTGCTGTTCGCGGGGGACCTCGTGGAGGCGGGCGCCGCCCTGTACATGGGCGACGCGCACGTCGAGGAGTGGCGGACGCGCACGTTGGACGCCGTCGCCGCGATGGGCGCGCGGGCGCTGGTCCCCGGGCGCGGACCCGTGGTCCGGGGCGACGACGTCGGCCTCGCGATCGAGGAGTCGCGCCGCTTCCTCACGCGTCTGCGCGACGCGGTCGCGCGGGCGCGTGACGCGGGAGCCGACCTCCGGCAGGCGTTCGGCGCCGCCCACGAGGCGATGGCGCCCCACTACGGCGACTGGCCCATCTTCGAGCACTGCCTGCCCTTCAACGTCAAACGGGTGATGGACGAGCTCGACGGCCGCCCGCCGGCTGTCTGGACAGCCGAGACCGACGCCGCCGTCTGGCACGAGCTCTCGGCGCCGGCCCCCGACACGACCCCGTAG
- a CDS encoding cytochrome P450, with protein MSAASTTMTVQRPEEAGRLLTDPATYADERLLHEVFTLLRRESPVHRVEAPGFNPFWAITKHADLTEVEARNDVFINAPRPILQSAEADHLRAQRGSPIRSLVHMDEPEHRAHRAITQAWFQPRGLARIHERVGHLARSAVARMAEMPGECDVVRDVAMHYPLQVILSVLGLPESDFERMLGLTQQMFGEQDPELRRSASAEERLAVFEDFFAYFSQLAADRRRTPTEDLASVIANAKVDGRPLDDMAVMSYYVLIATAGHDTTSSTLSGGLLALLEHPDQLARLRAEPELLPTAVDEMLRWVSPVKQFVRTATEDYTLRGVTIRAGEAVTLCYPSANRDEEVFERPDEFDVARRPNRHRAFGSGIHACLGAQLARMELREFFGELLPRLASIELAGPPARVHTLFVGGLKRLPVRYELR; from the coding sequence ATGTCCGCGGCTAGCACGACCATGACGGTGCAGCGCCCGGAGGAGGCAGGGCGGCTACTCACGGACCCCGCGACCTACGCCGACGAGCGTCTGTTGCACGAGGTCTTCACGCTGCTGCGGCGCGAGTCTCCCGTGCACCGGGTGGAGGCGCCGGGCTTCAACCCGTTCTGGGCGATCACCAAGCACGCCGACCTGACCGAGGTCGAGGCCCGCAACGACGTCTTCATCAACGCCCCTCGGCCGATCCTCCAGTCCGCCGAGGCCGACCACCTCCGGGCACAGCGCGGCTCGCCGATCCGCTCGCTGGTGCACATGGACGAGCCCGAGCACCGCGCGCACCGGGCGATCACGCAGGCGTGGTTCCAGCCGCGCGGGCTGGCGCGCATCCACGAGCGCGTCGGCCACCTGGCGCGGAGCGCCGTGGCCCGGATGGCCGAGATGCCCGGTGAGTGCGACGTCGTCCGTGACGTCGCGATGCACTACCCGCTGCAGGTGATCCTCTCGGTCCTGGGCCTCCCCGAGTCGGACTTCGAGCGCATGCTGGGCCTCACCCAGCAGATGTTCGGCGAGCAGGACCCCGAGCTGCGGCGCAGCGCGTCGGCGGAGGAGCGCCTCGCGGTCTTCGAGGACTTCTTCGCGTACTTCTCGCAGCTCGCGGCCGACCGCAGGCGCACGCCGACCGAAGACCTCGCGTCCGTCATCGCCAACGCGAAGGTCGACGGGCGGCCGCTCGACGACATGGCGGTGATGTCCTACTACGTGCTCATCGCCACGGCGGGGCACGACACCACCAGCTCGACGCTCTCGGGCGGCCTGCTGGCGCTCCTGGAGCACCCAGACCAGCTCGCGCGCCTGCGTGCCGAGCCGGAGCTCCTCCCGACGGCCGTCGACGAGATGCTGCGGTGGGTCTCACCGGTCAAGCAGTTCGTGCGCACCGCCACCGAGGACTACACCCTGCGCGGTGTGACGATCCGCGCCGGCGAGGCGGTGACGCTCTGCTACCCGTCGGCCAACCGCGACGAGGAGGTCTTCGAGCGCCCGGACGAGTTCGACGTCGCGCGCAGGCCCAACCGCCACCGCGCCTTCGGGTCGGGCATCCACGCCTGCCTCGGTGCCCAGCTCGCGCGCATGGAGCTGCGCGAGTTCTTCGGGGAGCTCCTGCCCCGACTGGCGAGCATCGAGCTCGCGGGACCGCCCGCCCGCGTCCACACGCTGTTCGTCGGCGGCCTCAAGCGGCTGCCCGTCCGCTACGAGCTCCGATGA
- a CDS encoding FAD-dependent monooxygenase, which produces MSGRGPDQGPVVVVGNGPVGQTAALLLARWGVPTTIVDARGGRDGAGSRAICQQRDVLDVWSAVGAGEQIAREGLAWERGRTFYGDRELFCTTFPDRGRSPFPPLVNISQARTEQLLDQAVAASPRIDVRWGSEVDALTQDDHGVTVGGRSPAGRFELRAPYVIACAGSRSDDLRAALGLDFPGRTFDERFLICDIRADLPGWQRERRFWFDPSWNPGRQVLVHPCPGGTYRIDWQVAPGFELAGERATGGLHRRVRQIVGDRPYELVWTSAYRFHSRRVPRMRVGRVLLAGDMAHLFSPFGARGLNSGVADAENAAWKVAFALRGWGGAALLESYDRERLAAATENLEVTTATMEFLVPADDRARRRRREVLERALLDPAARTEIDSGRFAEPYWYVDSPLTTTHPERTFSGRPPRGQAPPVVPGILVPDAPVRVPDRPGVTRLRQLVRSGLLALTTDGVEPRRALGTLRRSVTAPVQAHALASIDVEGVLAEALQARRGETWLIRPDGHLAAVVGDASDALEAAARRCLGMVRPA; this is translated from the coding sequence GTGAGCGGCCGCGGTCCGGACCAGGGGCCCGTCGTCGTGGTGGGCAACGGCCCCGTCGGCCAGACCGCCGCGCTGCTGCTGGCGCGCTGGGGCGTCCCCACCACCATCGTGGACGCGCGCGGCGGGCGCGACGGCGCCGGGTCGCGCGCCATCTGCCAGCAGCGCGACGTCCTGGACGTGTGGTCGGCGGTGGGCGCTGGGGAGCAGATCGCGCGGGAGGGCCTGGCGTGGGAGCGCGGCCGGACCTTCTACGGCGACCGCGAGCTGTTCTGCACCACGTTCCCCGACCGCGGACGTTCGCCGTTCCCGCCCCTGGTCAACATCTCGCAGGCGCGGACCGAGCAGCTCCTGGACCAGGCCGTCGCCGCGTCGCCGCGCATCGACGTGCGCTGGGGGTCCGAGGTGGATGCGCTGACGCAGGACGACCACGGCGTCACGGTCGGCGGGCGCAGCCCGGCGGGGCGCTTCGAGCTCCGGGCGCCCTACGTCATCGCGTGTGCCGGATCGCGCAGCGACGACCTCCGGGCGGCGCTCGGGCTGGACTTCCCGGGCCGTACGTTCGACGAGCGGTTCCTCATCTGCGACATCCGCGCCGACCTCCCCGGCTGGCAGCGCGAGAGGCGCTTCTGGTTCGACCCGAGCTGGAACCCCGGCCGCCAGGTGCTGGTGCACCCCTGCCCGGGCGGCACGTACCGCATCGACTGGCAGGTCGCACCTGGGTTCGAGCTCGCGGGCGAGCGGGCGACGGGAGGCCTGCACCGTCGCGTCCGCCAGATCGTCGGCGACCGGCCCTACGAGCTCGTGTGGACGTCGGCGTACCGCTTCCACTCGCGGCGGGTCCCGCGCATGCGCGTCGGGCGGGTGCTGCTGGCGGGCGACATGGCGCACCTCTTCTCGCCGTTCGGCGCCCGGGGGCTGAACTCGGGCGTCGCCGACGCCGAGAACGCCGCCTGGAAGGTGGCGTTCGCGCTGCGCGGATGGGGCGGTGCGGCGCTGCTGGAGAGCTACGACCGCGAGCGCTTGGCCGCAGCGACGGAGAACCTCGAGGTCACCACGGCCACGATGGAGTTCCTCGTCCCCGCCGACGACCGTGCACGCCGGCGTCGCCGCGAGGTGCTCGAGCGCGCCCTGCTCGACCCCGCCGCGCGCACGGAGATCGACTCCGGCCGCTTCGCCGAGCCCTACTGGTACGTCGACTCGCCGCTGACGACCACCCATCCCGAGCGGACGTTCTCGGGACGCCCGCCGCGGGGCCAGGCCCCGCCGGTCGTCCCAGGGATCCTCGTGCCGGACGCGCCGGTCCGGGTCCCCGACCGCCCCGGCGTGACCCGGCTGCGCCAGCTCGTCCGCAGCGGCCTCCTGGCCCTCACGACCGACGGCGTGGAGCCCAGGCGGGCGCTGGGGACCCTGCGCCGGAGCGTCACCGCCCCGGTGCAGGCCCACGCACTGGCGTCGATCGACGTCGAGGGCGTCCTGGCCGAGGCGTTGCAGGCCAGGCGCGGAGAGACGTGGCTCATCCGCCCGGACGGCCACCTCGCCGCCGTCGTCGGGGATGCCTCGGACGCCCTCGAGGCCGCCGCCCGCCGCTGCCTGGGGATGGTCAGGCCCGCGTGA
- the fahA gene encoding fumarylacetoacetase, with translation MSGSWVPGADRSGFGLTNLPYGVVRRRGAHPRCAVRIGDFALDLGRLVDAALLDLPAGTFAGTTLNRFLELGPAVWAATRRRLTDLLTEGAPEAAAVGDALVALGDVEVVMPVAVGDFVDGYASLEHATNLGRIFRPDGAPLLANWRHLPVAYHGRAGTVVPSTTPIRRPQGQRPPDAPGARPTFGPERQLDVEVELGFVTGAGPALGRPIEIRDVADHVFGVVLLNDWSARELQRWEYQPLGPFTGKSFATSISPWMVPLDALAGRRVAGPVQEPEPLPYLRTPEPWGLDVDLELELNGTVVSRVNARGLYWNVAQLLAQATVSGATVAAGDLFATGTISGQGPASQGSLVELTWGGRQPLRLEDGTQRTFLEDGDVVVIRGAAGAVSFGSVRGRVEPAR, from the coding sequence GTGAGCGGGAGCTGGGTCCCGGGGGCCGACCGGTCGGGCTTCGGGCTGACCAACCTCCCGTACGGGGTGGTCCGCCGCCGGGGCGCTCACCCGCGCTGCGCCGTGCGCATCGGCGACTTCGCGCTCGACCTCGGACGCCTCGTCGACGCGGCGCTCCTCGACCTTCCCGCGGGGACGTTCGCCGGCACCACGCTCAACCGCTTCCTCGAGCTGGGTCCCGCGGTGTGGGCCGCGACGCGACGGCGGTTGACCGACCTCCTCACCGAGGGCGCCCCGGAGGCCGCAGCGGTGGGCGACGCCCTGGTGGCCCTCGGGGACGTCGAGGTCGTGATGCCGGTGGCGGTCGGTGACTTCGTCGACGGCTACGCCTCGCTCGAGCACGCAACGAACCTCGGCCGGATCTTCCGCCCCGACGGAGCGCCGCTGCTGGCGAACTGGCGCCACCTCCCGGTCGCCTACCACGGTCGCGCGGGCACGGTGGTCCCGAGCACGACGCCGATCCGGCGACCCCAGGGCCAGCGCCCACCGGACGCTCCCGGCGCCCGGCCGACGTTCGGGCCGGAGCGACAGCTGGACGTCGAGGTCGAGCTCGGCTTCGTCACCGGGGCCGGACCGGCGCTCGGCCGGCCGATCGAGATCCGCGACGTCGCCGACCACGTCTTCGGCGTCGTGCTGCTCAACGACTGGAGCGCCCGCGAGCTGCAGCGCTGGGAGTACCAGCCGCTCGGACCCTTCACGGGCAAGTCGTTCGCCACGTCCATCTCCCCATGGATGGTGCCGCTCGACGCGCTCGCGGGCCGCCGGGTGGCGGGGCCCGTGCAGGAGCCAGAGCCCCTCCCGTACCTGCGCACGCCGGAGCCGTGGGGGCTCGACGTGGACCTGGAGCTCGAGCTCAACGGCACGGTGGTCTCCAGGGTCAACGCGCGCGGCCTCTACTGGAACGTCGCACAGCTGCTCGCCCAGGCGACCGTCAGCGGCGCGACGGTGGCGGCTGGTGACCTGTTCGCCACGGGCACGATCTCCGGCCAGGGACCCGCCTCGCAGGGGAGCCTGGTCGAGCTGACCTGGGGCGGCCGGCAGCCGCTGCGTCTGGAGGACGGGACGCAGCGGACCTTCCTCGAGGACGGCGACGTGGTCGTGATCCGCGGGGCCGCGGGCGCGGTGTCGTTCGGGAGCGTCCGCGGCCGGGTCGAGCCCGCGCGGTGA
- a CDS encoding homogentisate 1,2-dioxygenase, which produces MRYHHLGRVPPKRHVQVRRDGAGSSLLVEEVLGYEGFSGNHSILYRLRSPCAVERVGEFRAIDRDEWVPPAHVHRLADLNGVPAGGDPVTGRRLLMANADIEVWVCKPTEQGEGFYRNGEGDELVYVHRGGGVLRTQFGRVAFREKDYVVVPRGTTVAWELEDREQFWLVFHTPGEVETPTRYRNRYGQLLEHAPFSARDFHGPEELETRDEAGEFVVVVRVRDGHQRYVLGRHPFDVVGWDGYVWPYTFNALDFEPRAGRLHLPPPAHQTFQGPNFVICTFAPRMLDWDPEAVPLPYHHSNIQSEEVMFYADGDYTARRGVGVGSVTLHPSGLPHGPQPGTVEAALGATRTDELAVMWDTFRPLALTSLWQAHDRDEYAYSWNDAVDAG; this is translated from the coding sequence ATGCGCTACCACCACCTCGGGCGGGTCCCGCCCAAGCGCCACGTCCAGGTCCGTCGCGACGGCGCCGGCTCGAGCCTGCTGGTGGAGGAGGTCCTCGGCTACGAGGGGTTCTCCGGCAACCACTCGATCCTCTACCGCCTGCGCTCGCCGTGCGCCGTCGAGCGCGTCGGCGAGTTCCGCGCGATCGACCGCGACGAGTGGGTGCCCCCGGCGCACGTCCATCGGCTCGCCGACCTCAACGGCGTCCCCGCCGGCGGCGACCCGGTCACGGGTCGCCGGCTGCTGATGGCCAACGCCGACATCGAGGTCTGGGTCTGCAAGCCCACGGAGCAGGGCGAGGGCTTCTACCGCAACGGCGAAGGCGACGAGCTCGTGTACGTCCATCGCGGCGGCGGCGTGTTGCGGACGCAGTTCGGCCGAGTGGCGTTCCGTGAGAAGGACTACGTCGTGGTGCCGCGCGGGACCACCGTCGCCTGGGAGCTCGAGGACCGCGAGCAGTTCTGGCTGGTCTTCCACACCCCCGGCGAGGTCGAGACGCCGACCCGCTACCGCAACCGCTACGGGCAGCTGCTCGAGCACGCCCCGTTCTCGGCGCGCGACTTCCACGGGCCCGAGGAGCTCGAGACCCGCGACGAGGCGGGCGAGTTCGTCGTGGTGGTCCGCGTCCGCGACGGTCACCAGCGCTACGTGCTGGGCCGTCACCCCTTCGACGTCGTCGGCTGGGACGGCTACGTGTGGCCGTACACCTTCAACGCCCTGGACTTCGAGCCGCGCGCGGGACGCCTCCACCTGCCGCCCCCGGCACACCAGACGTTCCAGGGGCCCAACTTCGTCATCTGCACCTTCGCTCCCCGGATGCTCGACTGGGACCCGGAGGCGGTGCCGCTGCCCTACCACCACTCGAACATCCAGTCCGAGGAGGTCATGTTCTACGCCGACGGCGACTACACCGCGCGCCGGGGCGTCGGCGTCGGGTCCGTGACGCTGCACCCCTCGGGCCTGCCCCACGGCCCGCAGCCCGGGACGGTGGAGGCCGCGTTGGGCGCCACGCGGACCGACGAGCTCGCGGTGATGTGGGACACGTTCCGGCCGCTGGCGCTCACGTCGCTCTGGCAGGCCCACGACCGCGACGAGTACGCCTACAGCTGGAACGACGCCGTCGACGCCGGCTGA
- a CDS encoding 4-hydroxyphenylacetate 3-hydroxylase N-terminal domain-containing protein: MQETTRRPGMLTGSGYRASLRDGRRVVLHGRRIDDLEGERAFSRAIDWIARGYDRHHDARPGATNPLMEGPRTVERLHEQAALLRTVDPLTAITYQSMMTLHSVAPEVGRTHPDRAARITAYRDAALRDDVRITFCITDAKGDRVRRPGDQGDPDAYLRVVDRRSDGIVVRGAKLHITGGPLCHDLLVMPTKQMKQGEEDYAVACAVPIASEGVSVIASSYAPAAEDDRHFPYSRVLNMPDAMVVFDDVLVPWDRVFIDGQVEHSATFAHALGLWERLSGTNAMAWQADVLVGLAQLIAEANGLDRVPHVRLKISEMIIHATLVRAGLEAAIARAQSTPDGYLYPDDLRTNAAKFYGATHHEVLVRHLHDIAGGAVVTAPTLADLDDPEVGPWVRKYLATSAADGEHRLRLFHAIRDVTADAFGGWNAVTHVQSGGGLLAQQLVVRKHYDLDAAKALALGVAGMGEGHVRG, translated from the coding sequence ATGCAGGAGACCACCAGGCGGCCCGGGATGCTCACCGGCAGTGGGTACCGCGCCTCGCTGCGCGACGGGCGCCGCGTCGTCCTGCACGGGCGCCGGATCGACGACCTCGAGGGCGAGCGCGCGTTCTCGCGTGCCATCGACTGGATCGCCCGCGGCTACGACCGCCACCACGACGCGCGGCCGGGCGCGACCAACCCGCTGATGGAGGGGCCGCGGACGGTGGAGCGCCTGCACGAGCAGGCGGCACTCCTGCGCACGGTGGACCCGCTGACCGCCATCACCTACCAGTCGATGATGACCCTGCACTCGGTGGCGCCGGAGGTCGGCCGGACGCATCCCGACCGCGCCGCGCGGATCACGGCCTACCGCGACGCCGCGCTGCGCGACGACGTGCGGATCACGTTCTGCATCACCGACGCCAAGGGCGACCGGGTGCGACGGCCCGGGGACCAGGGCGACCCCGACGCCTACCTGCGAGTGGTGGACCGGCGCTCGGACGGCATCGTCGTGCGCGGTGCCAAGCTCCACATCACGGGCGGGCCGCTCTGCCACGACCTCCTCGTGATGCCCACCAAGCAGATGAAGCAGGGGGAGGAGGACTACGCGGTGGCGTGTGCGGTCCCGATCGCGTCGGAGGGGGTGTCGGTGATCGCCAGCAGCTACGCGCCGGCGGCCGAGGACGACCGCCACTTCCCGTACTCCCGGGTCCTGAACATGCCCGACGCGATGGTCGTCTTCGACGACGTCCTCGTCCCCTGGGACCGCGTCTTCATCGACGGCCAGGTCGAGCACTCAGCGACCTTCGCCCATGCGCTGGGACTGTGGGAGCGGCTGAGCGGCACGAACGCCATGGCGTGGCAGGCCGACGTGCTGGTCGGGCTCGCCCAGCTGATCGCGGAGGCCAACGGCCTGGACCGCGTGCCCCACGTGCGGCTGAAGATCTCCGAGATGATCATCCACGCCACGCTCGTGCGCGCGGGGCTCGAGGCGGCGATCGCGCGGGCGCAGTCGACGCCGGACGGCTACCTGTACCCCGACGACCTGCGCACGAACGCGGCGAAGTTCTACGGCGCGACGCATCACGAGGTGCTCGTCCGCCACCTGCACGACATCGCCGGCGGTGCGGTGGTGACCGCGCCCACCCTCGCCGACCTCGACGACCCGGAGGTCGGGCCGTGGGTGCGCAAGTACCTCGCGACGTCCGCGGCCGACGGCGAGCACCGCCTGCGCCTGTTCCACGCCATCCGCGACGTGACCGCCGATGCCTTCGGCGGGTGGAACGCCGTCACCCACGTGCAGTCCGGGGGCGGCCTCCTCGCGCAGCAGCTCGTCGTTCGCAAGCACTACGACCTCGACGCCGCGAAGGCCCTGGCCCTCGGGGTCGCCGGGATGGGAGAGGGACATGTCCGCGGCTAG
- a CDS encoding carbon-nitrogen hydrolase family protein translates to MAQPAPKFIAAAVQATPVYLDLEATVDKTIALVAEAARNGAKLVVFPETWIPGYPYWAWLGPPAWAMKWVPAYVANSMELDSEAEARIAAAAAQHDINVVLGFSERSGGSLYIAQLILDAEGRRVAARRKLKPTHVERTVFGEGDGSHLAVHDVAGVGRLGALACWEHFQPLTKFAMYSQDEQVHAASWPSFASPPEVNQLGPDLNDAANQVYAAEGGCFVVAATTPVTPEIVDLLCESPEQRRLVLPGGGRSMVFGPDGSRLAAYLAPDEEGLVLAEVDLGLIPLAKALADPAGHYARPDVTRLLFNREPAPPVSAPAPAAADGDGRVHPSPDAHDGVLSTGGLGQPDNAV, encoded by the coding sequence ATGGCCCAGCCCGCTCCCAAGTTCATCGCCGCAGCCGTGCAGGCGACCCCGGTCTACCTGGACCTCGAGGCGACCGTGGACAAGACGATCGCCCTGGTGGCGGAGGCCGCGCGCAACGGCGCCAAGCTCGTCGTCTTCCCCGAGACGTGGATCCCCGGCTACCCCTACTGGGCCTGGCTCGGCCCCCCGGCCTGGGCGATGAAGTGGGTGCCGGCGTACGTCGCGAACTCGATGGAGCTCGACAGCGAGGCGGAGGCCCGGATCGCCGCCGCCGCGGCGCAGCACGACATCAACGTCGTCCTCGGCTTCAGCGAGCGCAGCGGCGGGAGCCTCTACATCGCCCAGCTCATCCTCGACGCCGAGGGCCGCCGCGTCGCCGCGCGACGCAAGCTCAAGCCGACCCACGTGGAGCGCACGGTGTTCGGTGAGGGCGACGGGTCGCACCTGGCGGTCCATGACGTCGCGGGGGTGGGCCGCCTCGGCGCGCTGGCCTGCTGGGAGCACTTCCAGCCCCTGACCAAGTTCGCGATGTACTCCCAGGACGAGCAGGTGCACGCGGCCTCCTGGCCGAGCTTCGCCTCACCGCCCGAGGTCAACCAGCTCGGGCCCGACCTCAACGACGCGGCCAACCAGGTCTACGCCGCCGAGGGCGGCTGCTTCGTCGTCGCCGCCACGACGCCCGTCACCCCCGAGATCGTGGACCTCCTCTGCGAGAGCCCGGAGCAGCGGCGTCTCGTCCTCCCGGGCGGCGGCCGGTCGATGGTCTTCGGCCCGGACGGCTCGCGACTGGCCGCCTACCTGGCGCCCGACGAGGAGGGCCTCGTCCTCGCCGAGGTCGACCTGGGCCTGATCCCGCTGGCCAAGGCCCTGGCCGACCCGGCCGGCCACTACGCGCGCCCCGACGTGACGCGGCTGCTGTTCAACCGCGAGCCGGCTCCGCCCGTCAGCGCCCCCGCCCCCGCCGCCGCCGACGGCGACGGCCGGGTGCACCCGTCGCCCGACGCCCACGACGGCGTCCTGAGCACCGGCGGCTTGGGACAGCCCGACAACGCGGTGTAG
- a CDS encoding aldehyde dehydrogenase family protein, whose amino-acid sequence MTAASMTISGEPASSNGALDVVDPATGAVFAQAPSCSGEQLDEAMAGAAAAFAGWRGDDDARRRALARAAAAVEQAAPDLASLLTAEQGKPLAEAHREVAGCTRWLRYFAELDVEDEVIQDDGLAHVAVLRRPVGVVAAITPWNFPLLLAVWKVAPALRAGNTVVLKPSPYTPLATLHLGELLAGVLPAGVLNVLSGGDDLGRWMVEHPQPRKVSFTGSVAAGRSVAAGAARHLKRVTLELGGNDAAVVLDDVDVAQVAERLFWAAFLNNGQVCSAVKRVYAPRSRCAELVDALAERARRARVGPGADPGSELGPLNNEPQLRRVEELVSDARRRGGRIAAGGRRIERPGFFHEPTVVTDLDDDARLVAEEQFGPALPVLAYRRVEEAVERANATPFGLAGSVWTSDPDRGSEVAAALDCGTAWVNTHLALAPHQPFGGRRGSGIGVENGPWGLAEFTELQVLHRARAVA is encoded by the coding sequence ATGACCGCAGCGTCCATGACCATCTCGGGGGAGCCGGCGTCGAGCAATGGGGCGCTCGACGTCGTCGACCCGGCGACCGGCGCCGTGTTCGCCCAGGCACCGAGCTGCTCCGGGGAGCAGCTCGACGAGGCGATGGCCGGCGCGGCGGCGGCCTTCGCGGGCTGGCGAGGCGACGACGACGCCCGGCGGCGTGCGCTCGCCCGGGCCGCCGCGGCGGTGGAGCAGGCGGCGCCCGACCTCGCGAGCCTCCTCACCGCCGAACAGGGCAAGCCGCTCGCCGAGGCCCATCGGGAGGTGGCGGGCTGCACGCGGTGGCTGCGCTACTTCGCCGAGCTCGACGTGGAGGACGAGGTCATCCAGGACGACGGGCTGGCCCACGTCGCGGTGCTCCGGCGCCCGGTGGGCGTGGTGGCGGCGATCACCCCCTGGAACTTCCCGCTGCTGCTGGCGGTGTGGAAGGTCGCGCCGGCGCTGCGTGCCGGCAACACCGTCGTCCTCAAGCCGTCGCCCTACACGCCCCTGGCCACGCTGCACCTGGGCGAACTGCTGGCGGGCGTGCTCCCCGCGGGCGTGCTGAACGTCCTCAGCGGCGGCGACGACCTGGGGCGCTGGATGGTCGAGCACCCGCAGCCGCGCAAGGTGAGCTTCACGGGATCGGTGGCTGCCGGACGCAGCGTCGCCGCCGGCGCCGCGCGCCACCTCAAGCGCGTGACCCTCGAGCTGGGCGGCAACGACGCGGCCGTGGTCCTCGACGACGTCGACGTCGCGCAGGTCGCCGAGCGGCTCTTCTGGGCGGCGTTCCTCAACAACGGGCAGGTGTGCTCGGCGGTCAAGCGCGTCTACGCGCCCCGCTCACGGTGTGCCGAGCTGGTCGACGCGCTCGCGGAGCGCGCGCGCCGCGCACGGGTGGGTCCCGGGGCCGATCCCGGCTCCGAGCTCGGGCCGCTGAACAACGAGCCCCAGCTGCGCCGCGTCGAGGAGCTCGTGTCCGACGCGCGACGCCGCGGCGGCCGCATCGCCGCGGGCGGACGGCGGATCGAGCGCCCGGGCTTCTTCCACGAGCCGACCGTCGTGACCGACCTCGACGACGACGCCCGGCTCGTCGCGGAGGAGCAGTTCGGCCCGGCCCTGCCCGTCCTGGCGTACCGCCGGGTCGAGGAGGCCGTCGAGCGCGCCAACGCGACGCCGTTCGGGCTGGCGGGGTCGGTGTGGACGAGCGATCCCGACCGGGGGTCCGAGGTCGCTGCCGCGCTGGACTGCGGCACGGCGTGGGTCAACACGCACCTCGCCCTCGCCCCGCACCAGCCCTTCGGCGGGCGGCGTGGCAGCGGGATCGGTGTCGAGAACGGGCCCTGGGGCCTGGCGGAGTTCACCGAGCTCCAGGTCCTGCACCGCGCGCGGGCGGTCGCCTGA